Part of the Paenibacillus sp. FSL R7-0273 genome is shown below.
TTGAAATATTCGCCCTTAATTCCCGGAGGATGCGTCTGCTCCCCTGCGGCTACCAAGGCCTTATACTCATCCCTGGTAATGACAAAGCCGTCATTCATAAAAGCCTTGATTACCGCCTCCGTATTCTGCTCGTACAGCAGCTTGGCCCAGGTCAGCTGGTAGGACCATTTATTTTGGGATTTGGCCAGGACAGCTGCAGAAGGCAGCTTGCCGTTCTCCCCGATGGCGATTAGCTTGCCGCGGCCGAGATCCCACAGCCCGTCGTGATGGCTGTCTTTAAAGTCCCCGTCATAAATATCGAGCGCCAGCACATCTACCCTGCCTGCGCCGGGATAGTATCTGGACGGCTCATGGCTCCACTGGTTCTGGGCATTGGGACTCCACACCCAGAGCAGGTTATGCAGCCCGTGATACACGGTGTAGCGGTCAAACATGAGGTTCCACAGCTCGGTGAACCGGCTTTTCTGCCCCCACCAGAACCAGCCGCCGTTCATCTCATGATAAGGTCTCCAGAGGACGGGTACGCCTGCGTCATTCAGTTTTTTGAGGTAGACGGCTGCCTTGTCCAGATCTGCCAGCAGCGCAGTGTACTGAGTGGTACCCGGTGTAATATATCTGGCAAAATCAGCTTCGCTGAGGTTCATCGAGACATTCGACCAGGCCGGAGCCTTCCCCGGCAGATTGGCATGATAGCTCATGGTGACAATCCCTCCAGCCTTGTGCCAGCGGATAGCGCTGTCTGTCACCCACTGACGCTGGTTGGCTATCAGTGCCTCGGTCTGGTTGCCGATCGCCCCCAGCTCGTAGCCGTGAAGCCCGACATATTGGCCGCTTGTATTCTTCAGCTTGTTGCTGAACTCATCTGCACTTTCCAGATAATCGTGTATCCCGCTGATAATCCCCTTGCCTTGCAGTGAGTACAGATTATTCAACAGCTTCAGCGCCGGCGCTGCCAGCTTCTCATCCGCCGGAGCCCGCAGCAAAGCGCGGAAGGCTGTCTGCCACGCTGCATCATTTACCAGCCGGGATGCGGAGTCGAGCAGATCCCGGAGTATGCGCTGTTCCATTTGTTCCACCATCCTTTTTTTGTACCATTGTATGGGGACAACCGTTACAGGGAAGCGGCGGATGGCGGGTAAACAGGGATAATATTTTAATTTTCAATGAACTTTTTCACAAAATTACGTGCTGTAAGCTTAGTACAAGTATGTATTAATGAATAAATCTAGCCTGCTATGGCTGTTGCTGGCGGGAGTATCGCATTGGCAGCAGATCCAGAATATCGGTCTTTGCCAGATTTTCTTCCCGGGGAACGATCACCCTGCAGTCTTCTGCGTAATCGGCAATCAGCTCACGGCACATGCCGCAGGGAGATACCACCCTGATTTCTCTGTCCTCACTGTCCGGGTCCGGATGCCTTACTGCAACAATAGTATCAAACTCTTTGTAGCCTTCCGAAATAGCCTTGCCGATGACCATCGCCTCTGCACAAACAGTTACCCGGGACAGGCTGGCTTCCAGATGCACCGCAGTAAAAATCTCACCCGTTTTGGTGCGGAGCGCCGCACCGACATGATGCCTTTCCCACTCGTAGCGCTTCTTGATAATCTCCCCGGCAGCAGCAACCAGCGTTTCATCTTCTATTGATAGTTCAGCCCTCATCTGATCTTCCTCCCGATCCTTACGACCTATTCGGTCTATTTTTCTTATTTAGTATACTAAAATCTGCTAATTATAAGCTATACTGAGTAGACCGAAGCAACAAGATTCCGCATCATCAGGAGGAGCATGTGAAGAAACAGAAATTTATCCCTAGCCTTATTATTGTTGTTCTGCTTGCACTGGCAGCTTACTGGTTTGAAGAGAACGGCCTACCGGTCACGCCAACGCCTTCCGGCGGCGGCTCTGAGGTCGTACAGCTGGTTTTCCCTTCAGACCGCTATCCGGAAACGGCTGAGCACATCCAGGAAGCGATCAAGAACGGCGAGTCTGCGATCTGTACGATCAGCCGTGAGGACGCAGAGGAGAACCGCAAGGAATCCCTTAAAGGCGTCCCGACCAAAAAAGGCTATGACCGCGATGAGTGGCCGATGGCAATGTGTGCCGAGGGCGGCGCCGGAGCCGACATTGAATACATAACACCGAGTGATAACCGGGGGGCGGGCAGCTGGGTAGGCAACCAGCTCGAAGGCTATGCCGACGGGACACGGGTAGAGTTCATGTTCAAATAGGAACGGACAGACAGCAGCTCCGCCGGGACTTTTACCGGCGGAGCTGCTGCTTACTGAAGCTTTTTTAGAACAAACAGGCTCTTGTGATAATAACCAGCAAAATGAACAGAACCAGAATCGCATTGGTTGAGGTCATCCAAGGGCTTACAACCGGTACGACCGGAGGTCCCTGATTCACTCCGCCAACATTGTTTCCGCAACCGCAACCGTAATCTGCACCCATTATTTAATTCCTCCCTGTAATGTTTATGCCCACGCCACAGAATATGTATCAGCTGATCCGGCAGTTTGGGCCAATCGGCAAACATCTCTATTCGCCTATCGGAGGGTAAAGACTAATGAACCGGCTTCATGCAGTCGATATACAATAGGAGCACTGCTAATACCCAAAAATGCGAGAATAACAGGAGGTGCATAATGGACGTAGCCGCATTATCCATTGCCATGGGCCAGGCTTCTCTTAAGCAGGCTGCCGGCCTGCAGGTTATGAGTATAGCCAAAAACACAGCTGAGGTGCTGGCGCAGAATATGGCCCAGATGCTTCAGCAGAGCCCGCATCCGGATCTTGGAAAAACACTTGATATTCAGGTTTAATTGTTTTATCCTTAAATACATAAGAACGTCAGTTCCGGTCAATACCGGTCCCCTTAGCCCTACGGGCTTTTCTTTTACCCGTAAATGCGAACATACGATCCTATTTAGAGGTGATAATATGCAATCCTATTACCAGATGACTGCTCTTGAGAGCTGGACGGAGGATTTATATCAGCGTCTGCAGGTAACCCGCCCGTCCGATATTTCTATTTCTTACATAGCCGAACGGCTCAACATCTGGGTGCATTATCTGGATGTCCGCAGCAAGAGCGTGGAGGCCTCAGCGGGCATGTATACCATGTTCCTGGACAACCGGCTCCCGCCCGAGCTGCAGCGCCTTGAATTCCTTCATGAGCTCTGCCATCTGCTCCGCCACGCCGGCAGCCGTATCCTGATGCCCGGCCAGTTCACACAGGCACAGCAGGACGAATCCGAACGCTTTATTCTCTATGCAGCCATGCCTTACTCCATGATCTCCGCCAGACCCTTGCCTGAGCTGCGGGAAGATGCTGTATATCATATAGCCTCTACATTCCAGGTACCCGAGGAGCTGGCCGTGCAGCGGATTGACCAGATTCAGCGGCGGATCTTTCAGGGCCAGCTGATGGCTGTAATGGAGCGCAGCGAGGAGAGAAAATTCATCCACAGACATATTAGATAACCACTGCGGGGACAATACGTTCATAAATCCTTTGAGGAGGAGCGATATGGAAGCTATTCAGGTTATCCGGTTATTGCTGGCTCATCCGGATTACAGCGTAGACGCGGTTCACCCTGAAATACCTGATTTCGTCGGCATCGCGGCAATCGAGGTCGATCACGAAACCGAAACCTTCTCGATTCTTCTGCAGGAGCCTGAGGGATGAATGCGCATGCTCCCGTACACAAAAAAATGACCCCGCCGGCGTCCGGCAGGGTCCAAATCTATGAATAAGGGGGGTATGTCATTACTATACAGCGCTTAGCTTAATTCAGTATGAAATCCGGCTTAAGACTGGCTGAAAATGTATACCTTTTGCGATGCAGCAATGCGATGCTGCAATTCTGCCCGGTCAATCGCCAACGGTCAAGCCAGACACAGCACATTAACAAACCGGTTATGCTGCATTACCGGCACAGCATAGCTGATATCCACCTGACAGCAATAGGTCACATCGGCTTCGAATCCCCGCTCACGCAGCTCCCGGCCGCTGGAGGATTCCCAGATCAGCTCCCGGATCCGCTGCCCGGAGGACCGCAGCGCACCGATGCAGACCTCCGCTTCCGCAGATTTGCTCCCTGACAGCTTAGAGAGAATGAGTCCCGCGCTTAGGTAATCTTCAATGCCGGGCCGGAGATTATTCTCGGAGCCGATAACATCCGGCCATTTCTCACCGCAGGGAACGACCGTGATGGCCGCTCCTGATTCAAGCCTCAGCAGATTGGCAGCTTCTGCCACAGCCGATGCATTCAGCAGACAGCCGACCAGCAGTGCGGGCACCTGTGCGGCAATCCATGTACATGCTGCACCGTTCATGGAACACAGGACAAAGTCACGGTCATAATCAGCAGAGCTGAAGGACAGCGGTGACAACGAATGTCCCCCTGCTCTTACAGCCTCTGAGCGGCCGCGGATGAGCTCTGCACCCAGCTCCCTGGCATAGGTTCTGGCCTGTTCATTGGCCGGCGGGGGATACGGGTAGATGTTAGCCTTATGCTCGACAGCCGTTACAACAGTGGACGAGAAGCTCAGTACATCGACAATGATGACGATGTCTCCGCGCTCCGCTGCAGCTCTCGCCCCTCTTTGACCCCAGTCCAGCTTAATGTCATAGGGTGTTTGATCAAAGAACACAGGTTTCCCTCCTTTCTTGTCCGTATTCATCTCATACCTACAAACAGGGAGTTACCCATAGAAGGCGGGCGGCGAACCGCTTATTACCAAATTTTCTTTAAATTTTCGACAATTCCCCGGCGTGTCCTTCCCGGCTGCATAAAAGCAGCCCTGCCGGAACCGGCAGGGCCACATTGTATTTGTTCAGTTATACCCAGAAAGCCTTAGTGATGATTACCAGCAGGATGAACAATACCAGAATTGCAGCAGTAGAAGTAAAAGGACTGCCGTATCCGCAGTTTGCTCCGCCAACTGGACCTACATTTTCACCATAACAACCCATTTCCAATTCCTCCTTCATGATTGAGAGTACACCATAGCATATGTGATTTGCCCGCCGCTGACTGGGTGAAACGGCAATGACTTTTCGCCCGGGCCCTTTTATTTGGAAATATCGATAAAGCCCTCGCCGAACACATCGCGCACATCGTGGATGGTAACAAAGGCATTTTTGTCCTCAGACCGCACGATTTTTTTGAGCATGGATACCTCCTGCTTGCTGATGGCAATGTAGAGCACATTCTTATCATCGCCGGTATAATATCCGTAGCCCTTCAGCACGGTTACTCCGCGGTCCATTAACTCTGTAACCCTGGCCGCAATGCGCTCATGCTCAGCCGAAATAATGGTCACGGCTTTTTTGGGATTTACCCCTTCGATAATGAACTCCATCGCCTTCGTTCCAATAAAGAGGATGACGAACGTGAACATCACCTTCTCGATCCCGATGACGAAGACTGACAGTCCGGCCACAATCAGGTCAAAGAACAGCAGCGCATAGCTGATATTCCAGTCCCAGTATTTATTAGCCAGCCGGGCCAGAATCGTCGTGCCTGCCGTGGTACCGCCAACCCGGATAATGAGTCCGATCCCGCCTCCGGCCAGCAGGCCCGCAAAGATGGCGTTAATCACCGGCTCGCTGGAATCAATCCGCCAGCTCTCAGTCAGATACAGGAATAGGGAATTGAAGGCTACAGCGATGATAGTATACAGAATAGTCTTCTTATCCAGCAGCCTGTAGCCGATAATCAGCAGAATTCCGTTGAGGGTGAAGCCAACCAGTGCCGGTGACCATTCCAGCAGATAGAATAGAATGATCGATACCCCGGTCACTCCACCCTCGCCAAAATCATTAGGGATGATGAATACATTGACTGCCAGCGCAAACAAAAACGCTCCGACAATCAGCATGAACAGCTCATAAACATTTTTTCTCATAGGACACTCCTCCAAATACGTACCAAGCTCACAGAATAATCCGGAAATAATCCCCATAAAAAAAGCGACTAAAGGAGTAATTCATCCTTTAATCGCCTTGGGTAAGCTCTTTTGATACTTCTGATCATAACAAGCATTGTCAGGAAAGTAAATACACCTTCTGAAGATTCTTATCCTATGGATACGCCTGAATAGGTTACCGGACCGGTGACGCTTGCTGCATTCAGCAGAATGTTCAAGCTGTTGTTAGCTATCCCTAAAGAATAAGCGTGATAGCCCGGCGGTACGCTTCTGTCCAGAAAAGACAGCGCTATAGGCTGTATTGCCAGCAGCGCCAGTCCGCTTGACCCCACATTATAAATGGGTTGACCATCCCGGTACAGGGTGAACACTACACTCGGCACACCCAAAGTCGTCTGAAATCCGATGCTGGCATTCAGCAGAACAGATCCGCCGGTAACGGTGGACAATCCGAACTCAGCCAGGATCTGGTTCGCTCCCGGAGCCAGGATTGGAATGGATATCGTCTGGCTGCCTGTTGAGGCGGTACTGCTTCCTACATCAATAATGGTTGCCATCTTAAAATCACACATCCTCTCATCTATTCTACTTTTAGAATATGTGAGAAGCTGCAGGTAAGCTTGGACGGATCAACAGCAGCATTGTCCTATTTAAGAATAAGCCAGCGTAACCGGGTAGGAGGCTCCTCCTCGTGCTATGCAAAGGAAAACCTGGCCCCGATAAAATAGCCGATAGAGACAAACAAAACGGACCAGATCAAGGCACCGGCGGTGGTAATCAGCAGATACTTGCGGAACGACATGGCGCTGATGCCGGAAATGTAGCTGCAGACATGTCTTAATCCGGGAATGAAGTAGGCAATAAACACAGTCCAGTGGCCGAACCTCTGAAACCATCCTTTAACGCTGGCAAACCGTCTGGGGGTAAGGCCCACCCATTTACCGAATTTCTCGACAACCGGCTGGCCCACTCTCCGCCCGATGGTATAGCTGATCATTGTGCCTGTAATGGCCCCCAGGAAGCAGACAACGACAGCAACCGAAAAATTAAGCACCATCACCGAGCACAGATAGCCTACAAACAGCATCAGCAGCTCGTCCGGTACAGGAATACCGAGAATCCCCAGTGCCATGAGCAGGAAGACCGCTAAATATCCGTATTGGGTAATCATCTCTATGATCCAGGGCATGAACTCACTTCCTGTTAACGTATTTTTTTAGCGACGGAAACGGAATATGACTGATCATCATTACGGATAACAGCCCCATCATCATGATGACCCATCCCGGTTTCATATATTCAACAAATAACGACAGCATGGACAGAATCACGCCGGCCGCTGTGATCGGCATACCGGTGAAGCCCGTGGACGGGGCTGATATATTGAATCTAGCCAGACGCAGCGCACCGCAGATCAAAAAGCCAACCGCAGCCGCCGGTCCCAGCCAGTGCACATTCTCCAGCTTATATAATAGAATCAAAAATGTCGGTGCCAATCCGAAGGAGATAATATCCGCCAGCGAATCCAATTGCTTACCGAACTCGCTGGTACAATCCAGCATTCTTGCCAGCATTCCGTCCAGCACATCGCAGAATGCGGCCAGCAGAATCATTAATAACGCCAGCTCATAGCGCTCCTTAATCGTGTACAGCAGGGACAAGGATCCCAGCCCCAGGTTACCCAGCGTGCACATTGAAGGCAGCCAATTCCATTTCAAAACGGTTCCACTCCTTTTCCGGCCTTAATGCCGCTTGTCTGCTCAGCCTTCAAAGTACACACTGAAACAGACGCCATTTCCCTTGTTCTCTACTGCATACCGGCAGCCGTGCATATCCAGAATCCGTTTGGCAATGGACAGTCCCAGTCCGGTTCCGCCCGTCAGCCGGCTGCGGGAGGGCTCGGCCCGGTAGAACCGTTCCCAGATCTGCTCCAGCTGATCCTCCGGAACCGGCTCGCCCTGATTGTGAATGCTGAACACACTATTCTTCCCCTGGCCGTCTATCCTGACGGTAACTATGCTGCCTTCGTCCGCGTGCCGGATGGCATTGGTCATAAAGTTCAGCACCACCTGCTCCATCCAGCTGCTGTCGGCATACACCGGCGGCTCATTCACCGGGATAACAACCACCTTCAGCGTCTTGCGGTCCAGCAGATGAACCAGCTTATCAGCCACCTTCTCTGTAAGCTCACTGAGCATAAAAGAGCTCTTCTGCAGCTTAATGGTGCCTGACTCCAGCCGGGCCAGATCCAGCATATCCTTCACCAGGAACTCCATTTTGTCGGCTTCCTCAATAATGACCTTAATGTAGTGATCCTGCTTGCCTGCACTCACACCATCCTCCAGACCCTCAGCAAATCCCTTTATAATACTGAGCGGGGTCTTAAGCTCATGCGAGGCATTGGCAAAAAAGTCCTGCTGCATAATCTCCATCCGCTGTTTATGCTCCATCTCCTCCACCAGCTGGCGGTTAGCCTCACGCAGCTCGCGCAGCGCCGAATCCAGGCTTACCGACAAGGTGAACATGCTGTTCGACAGGCTACCCAGCTCATCCTTTTGCCGGATCGAGTTATCGCCTGTAAAGTCCAGTAAGACCATCCGTTTGGCGATGTTATTTAGCTTGATTAGCGGCCTGGTGACCATCTTGGAAAAAAACAGCGAGAGAATCAGAATCAGCGCAAACCCGCCCAGTCCCAGATATAAAAAGAACCAGCGCAGCGCTTCATTCGAATCCTTGACATCCTGCAGGGAGGTAACCGTGAACAGCAGCTCAATCTCTCCGCCGGCCTGCCGGACAGGCAGAATAATGACAGAATTGCGGATCCCGCTCCAGGGAGCCGTCCACTCCTGCTTTTGCATTTCCAGCTGCTCCAGATCCGCCTTTTGCTTAGACGTCAGAGGGAACCATTCTTCCAGCGCCTCAAGCAGAATTCCCTGACGCGGATTCCATAGCTTAAGATCCGGCAGTACAATTTCTGTGACCGTTCCGGACAGCCGCGTCATTCCCTCCTCATGCATCCCTATCGTTCTGCCGCCGAAGGTTATGCTTACAGGATAGATCAGGTCCTGAGCACTGCCTTCCTCTTCAAAAAGCTCGCCCTCAAGCGTCAGCGAATCCTCTTCCTTGATATCCGCCGCCCTCAGCGCGTCCCCGTATTCGCTCATGAACATCGAAAGGGAAACCACCAGCTCCCTGCCGTCCTTCGTCCGCAGCTTCATATGATACGGGTCGTCTGAATTCATCTTGCCGTCCAGCTTCACAATCGCCAGTTGTGTCTTGTTGCGCAGCATAAAGCGGACCAGCTCCTGGGACAGCCGGCTGCCGTTCCATTGCTCACTGGTATAGCTGGCACCAAAGCCTTTAAGATGCTTTTCAACCCGGCTCTCCTTCTGATGCTGGTAGAAGCCGTCAAAGAAAAGCAGCTGGCCCAGTGTAACCATCCCGTAAAAGCAGAGAAAAAAGATCACCGTCATCACAAACAGCTTAAAGGTGATTCCCTGTCTTCTCATGCTTCTTCCTCGAACATGTATCCGGTGCCGACCACCGTACGGATGCAGCGTGACTCTGCACCCAGCTTGCTGCGCAGCTTCTTGATATGGCTGTCCACAACCCGGGAATCCCCGTCAAATTCAAGGCCCCAGACCCGGCTCAGAATGGTGTCACGGGAGACGGCAATGCCTTTATTGCGGATCAGCAGCCATAACAGCTCATATTCTTTGGGGGCAAGCTCCACCTCTGCACCTCCGATTTCCAGCCGGTGGGCAGAGGTATTAAAGACCGCAGCGCCGAATTTGAGGCTGCCGGAATCCGGCAGGTGACCGCCCTCCACCCGCTTCATTAGCGCATTGGCCCGCGCAACCAGCACCTTGGGGCTGAACGGCTTTGTCACATAATCGTCCGCTCCCGCTTCAAAGCCGTATATCTTATCGTCATCTGCAGACTTTGCCGTCAGCAGAATAATAGGAATCGCTGATTGCCGGCGGATCTCCCGGCACACCTCGAACCCGTTCAGCCTGGGCATCATAATA
Proteins encoded:
- a CDS encoding glycosyl hydrolase is translated as MEQRILRDLLDSASRLVNDAAWQTAFRALLRAPADEKLAAPALKLLNNLYSLQGKGIISGIHDYLESADEFSNKLKNTSGQYVGLHGYELGAIGNQTEALIANQRQWVTDSAIRWHKAGGIVTMSYHANLPGKAPAWSNVSMNLSEADFARYITPGTTQYTALLADLDKAAVYLKKLNDAGVPVLWRPYHEMNGGWFWWGQKSRFTELWNLMFDRYTVYHGLHNLLWVWSPNAQNQWSHEPSRYYPGAGRVDVLALDIYDGDFKDSHHDGLWDLGRGKLIAIGENGKLPSAAVLAKSQNKWSYQLTWAKLLYEQNTEAVIKAFMNDGFVITRDEYKALVAAGEQTHPPGIKGEYFNNMTLSGAPALVRTDSAINFTWRQASPDPLINADFFAVRWTGKLIPDFSETYNLYTYSDDGIRVWVDGILVIDSWVKQSGTERKGSVQLIQGKLHELKVEYYENQGDAKAILMWESHSRPREVIPADAYVLA
- a CDS encoding cytidine deaminase, which encodes MRAELSIEDETLVAAAGEIIKKRYEWERHHVGAALRTKTGEIFTAVHLEASLSRVTVCAEAMVIGKAISEGYKEFDTIVAVRHPDPDSEDREIRVVSPCGMCRELIADYAEDCRVIVPREENLAKTDILDLLPMRYSRQQQP
- a CDS encoding NucA/NucB deoxyribonuclease domain-containing protein gives rise to the protein MKKQKFIPSLIIVVLLALAAYWFEENGLPVTPTPSGGGSEVVQLVFPSDRYPETAEHIQEAIKNGESAICTISREDAEENRKESLKGVPTKKGYDRDEWPMAMCAEGGAGADIEYITPSDNRGAGSWVGNQLEGYADGTRVEFMFK
- a CDS encoding YjfB family protein; protein product: MDVAALSIAMGQASLKQAAGLQVMSIAKNTAEVLAQNMAQMLQQSPHPDLGKTLDIQV
- a CDS encoding ImmA/IrrE family metallo-endopeptidase yields the protein MQSYYQMTALESWTEDLYQRLQVTRPSDISISYIAERLNIWVHYLDVRSKSVEASAGMYTMFLDNRLPPELQRLEFLHELCHLLRHAGSRILMPGQFTQAQQDESERFILYAAMPYSMISARPLPELREDAVYHIASTFQVPEELAVQRIDQIQRRIFQGQLMAVMERSEERKFIHRHIR
- a CDS encoding 2-phosphosulfolactate phosphatase; the protein is MFFDQTPYDIKLDWGQRGARAAAERGDIVIIVDVLSFSSTVVTAVEHKANIYPYPPPANEQARTYARELGAELIRGRSEAVRAGGHSLSPLSFSSADYDRDFVLCSMNGAACTWIAAQVPALLVGCLLNASAVAEAANLLRLESGAAITVVPCGEKWPDVIGSENNLRPGIEDYLSAGLILSKLSGSKSAEAEVCIGALRSSGQRIRELIWESSSGRELRERGFEADVTYCCQVDISYAVPVMQHNRFVNVLCLA
- a CDS encoding YitT family protein → MRKNVYELFMLIVGAFLFALAVNVFIIPNDFGEGGVTGVSIILFYLLEWSPALVGFTLNGILLIIGYRLLDKKTILYTIIAVAFNSLFLYLTESWRIDSSEPVINAIFAGLLAGGGIGLIIRVGGTTAGTTILARLANKYWDWNISYALLFFDLIVAGLSVFVIGIEKVMFTFVILFIGTKAMEFIIEGVNPKKAVTIISAEHERIAARVTELMDRGVTVLKGYGYYTGDDKNVLYIAISKQEVSMLKKIVRSEDKNAFVTIHDVRDVFGEGFIDISK
- a CDS encoding DedA family protein, whose amino-acid sequence is MPWIIEMITQYGYLAVFLLMALGILGIPVPDELLMLFVGYLCSVMVLNFSVAVVVCFLGAITGTMISYTIGRRVGQPVVEKFGKWVGLTPRRFASVKGWFQRFGHWTVFIAYFIPGLRHVCSYISGISAMSFRKYLLITTAGALIWSVLFVSIGYFIGARFSFA
- the pssA gene encoding CDP-diacylglycerol--serine O-phosphatidyltransferase; the protein is MKWNWLPSMCTLGNLGLGSLSLLYTIKERYELALLMILLAAFCDVLDGMLARMLDCTSEFGKQLDSLADIISFGLAPTFLILLYKLENVHWLGPAAAVGFLICGALRLARFNISAPSTGFTGMPITAAGVILSMLSLFVEYMKPGWVIMMMGLLSVMMISHIPFPSLKKYVNRK
- a CDS encoding sensor histidine kinase, with protein sequence MRRQGITFKLFVMTVIFFLCFYGMVTLGQLLFFDGFYQHQKESRVEKHLKGFGASYTSEQWNGSRLSQELVRFMLRNKTQLAIVKLDGKMNSDDPYHMKLRTKDGRELVVSLSMFMSEYGDALRAADIKEEDSLTLEGELFEEEGSAQDLIYPVSITFGGRTIGMHEEGMTRLSGTVTEIVLPDLKLWNPRQGILLEALEEWFPLTSKQKADLEQLEMQKQEWTAPWSGIRNSVIILPVRQAGGEIELLFTVTSLQDVKDSNEALRWFFLYLGLGGFALILILSLFFSKMVTRPLIKLNNIAKRMVLLDFTGDNSIRQKDELGSLSNSMFTLSVSLDSALRELREANRQLVEEMEHKQRMEIMQQDFFANASHELKTPLSIIKGFAEGLEDGVSAGKQDHYIKVIIEEADKMEFLVKDMLDLARLESGTIKLQKSSFMLSELTEKVADKLVHLLDRKTLKVVVIPVNEPPVYADSSWMEQVVLNFMTNAIRHADEGSIVTVRIDGQGKNSVFSIHNQGEPVPEDQLEQIWERFYRAEPSRSRLTGGTGLGLSIAKRILDMHGCRYAVENKGNGVCFSVYFEG
- a CDS encoding response regulator transcription factor, whose amino-acid sequence is MKKKLLLVEDEIRIRELVSDYFIQNGWEVCEADNGQDALLWFSSQLPDLIILDIMMPRLNGFEVCREIRRQSAIPIILLTAKSADDDKIYGFEAGADDYVTKPFSPKVLVARANALMKRVEGGHLPDSGSLKFGAAVFNTSAHRLEIGGAEVELAPKEYELLWLLIRNKGIAVSRDTILSRVWGLEFDGDSRVVDSHIKKLRSKLGAESRCIRTVVGTGYMFEEEA